The Microbacterium horticulturae region CGGTAGTCCGCACAGATCTCGCATGCCCCGGGGTATGCGTTGCCTGTCATCTCGCGCGAATCTCGTCGGCACCTACCTCGCTGCGCGACGTTCCTCGAACTCGCGCCACCAGAGGATCTCCTGCCAGATCCACTCACAGGCCGATGATTCTGAGCGGAAGGTGAGGGGGGTCTCGCCATCTTCCCGTGTCGCCGGGAATGTGCCGCCCCGCTCGTCGCCCTGGAAGACGGCCCAGTCCTCATCGTCGTGCTTGACGAGGCAGTAGCTTGTGGGAATCGGACGGCCATCGTCGCTGTAGGACAGCGTGTAAGTGAGCCAGTCCTGGGTCGCGCCGGGCAGCGACAACAGCCGTGCGCGCAGTTCATCGTATGTCATCAGATGTCACCCCAGATAGCCGTTTCGGATGTACCACTTGATCCCCTTCGGGAAGTAATACTGCACTCCCCCGCCGGGCTGCTCGAAGGCTCCGGCGATGGGACCCTTGACGACATCGGCGGGGAGAGGCTTGAGCACCTCGTAGTCGGTCGTCGAAAAGGACGGGCTCAGGCGGTCGGGCGGAATAGCACGGTCGGGGAAGGGAGTGTTCGAGGGGGATGCGAATCGCCCGTCACCGCCACCGGGAGCGATGCGGTCGATCTTGTCTCCCACGTTGAGCCCGTGCGGTCCGCTCGGTCCCCCGAATCCATTGTCTGGTGGCCAGCGCCAGTCGGGATAGCCGGAGTCGGTGAAACCCTTGAGGTGAGTGTCAATGAAGCCATCGGGTGTGAGGTCACCGAACGGTTTATAACCGGGAATCCCGGCTGAGTTGGCCCAGTCTTCCATGTTGCTGATGAGGTCGTTGCGTCGTGGGTCGAGTCGGCGGATGCCGGGGAGCGCCGCGACTGTCTCTTTCGCGGTGTGCGTTGCTCCCTTCGCGCCGTGGAGGAGTTTGGCGAAGAGTTCGCTGGCTTTGTCGAGGAGGGGTTTGAGCTCGTCGAGCAGGCCGCGGAGGGACTTGATGGATTCGAGGAGGTTGGTGATGAACTTGCTGACCCGGCTGACCAGGGAGGAGACGCGGGTGGTGACCTGTTCGATGATCCACGGGGTCGCCAGCCCCAGGGTGAACACGGCCTCGGAGGCCCAGGAGATCGCGGAGCCGACCAGTTGGGAGAGCACGTCACGGACCAGGTCGTGCACGGCTTGGACGATCATGGAGGCGATGTTCAGGCCGGTGGAGAACGCACCCGCCCAGGTGCCCGCCGCGGTCAGGTGCGCGGCGGTGTCTTGCTGGAACCGGCGGTAGGCGTCCATCGCCTCCCCGGCGAGGTCTTCCACGTCCCCGAGCACGCGTTGCAGTTCGGTGCCCGCGCCCTCCATCTGGGTCTGGATATTCGCCCAGGTCTGCGCGAACGCCTGCACCTCGGACGCATTGCCGGTCAGGTCGTTGAACCAGCCCTTGAGGGGCTCGACGTGGTCGATCAGCCATCCCAGCCCGGCGGCGATCAGGGTGCCCAACGGGTCGGACACCGCAGCTGCGGTGTCGAGCACGGCGGAGAAGG contains the following coding sequences:
- a CDS encoding TNT domain-containing protein (This protein contains a domain related to Tuberculosis Necrotizing Toxin, which is the C-terminal effector domain of outer membrane channel protein CpnT, and which has a lethal NAD+-glycohydrolase activity.); the encoded protein is MANPLVATAQDHTSPFAGTLLLEDGEQLVSAINSGDWVSGGMAAFSAVLDTAAAVSDPLGTLIAAGLGWLIDHVEPLKGWFNDLTGNASEVQAFAQTWANIQTQMEGAGTELQRVLGDVEDLAGEAMDAYRRFQQDTAAHLTAAGTWAGAFSTGLNIASMIVQAVHDLVRDVLSQLVGSAISWASEAVFTLGLATPWIIEQVTTRVSSLVSRVSKFITNLLESIKSLRGLLDELKPLLDKASELFAKLLHGAKGATHTAKETVAALPGIRRLDPRRNDLISNMEDWANSAGIPGYKPFGDLTPDGFIDTHLKGFTDSGYPDWRWPPDNGFGGPSGPHGLNVGDKIDRIAPGGGDGRFASPSNTPFPDRAIPPDRLSPSFSTTDYEVLKPLPADVVKGPIAGAFEQPGGGVQYYFPKGIKWYIRNGYLG